The genomic DNA GCGATTTCTAAAAGTTCTTCCGTTTCTGGGCGTGGGATCAGCACGGCTTCATTCACAAAAAACGAAGTGCCAAAAAACTCGGCTTTGCCCAAAATCTGTTGGTAAGGTTGTCCTGCTTTGAGCTGAGAAATAATGGTTTTGAACTGAGAAATCGCCTCGTTAGAGCAAGGTTCCGCAGCGTGAATTTTAAGCGCTACAGCGGAATATCCCAACATAGCTTCGCCGAAAGTTTGCCATAAAATACGGCGCTCTGCAGCGGTATAATGTGCCGCAAGTTCTTCTTGAAATAATTGCTCTACCTCCTTTACAATCATTGACTTAGTCTTGTGAAAACCAAAGTTTCATCGCTGGATTTTTCATCGTCGATCAGGTAGCCTTCATAATTAAACGCCTTAACATCTTCCAAAGTTTTCGCCTGATGTTCTGCACAGTAGCGGATGACAAGCCCACGCGCGTGTTTGGTGTATACCACAATGGTTTTAGGTTGTCCATTTTTGATGTCGTAGAATTTAAAATCAATCACTTTGGCGTTCAACTTTTTGCGGTCTACGGCTTTAAAATATTCTTGACTTGCCAAATTCAGAATAATATCGCCTTCTTGGGTCTCTTGATTGAGGGCTTTTGTGATTTTTTCTCGCCAAAAAGCATAGAGGTTTTTATATTTTTCAAACTGAAACGGGCGCCCCATTTCTAAGCGGTAGAGCATAATTTCATCAGAAGGTTTGAGCAAGCCATAGAGCCCAGAGAGCATTCTGTAATGCTTTTGCAAATACTCAACAGCCGATGGCGGTAGCGTGGGGGCATCCAGTCCGCGATAAACCTCTCCCGTAAAGGCAAAGAGCGCATTGGTGGACTCTTCTGGCGTGGGGTGGGCAGTCCAATTTTGGTTGCGCTCCCAGTTTTCATCGGCTAATTTGGTAGAAATTTCCATCAAGTCCGCCAAAAACTGCGGCGACTTTTTTTTGAGGTGAGATTGTATTTTTTCAGCTTCTTTGATGAACTGTGGCGTTGTGGCTTTAAGTTGGGTAGAATGGAAATCTACACGCATCAGCTTGGCAGGAGAAGATAATATTTTCAGCATATTAAATTTGTTTTTGAGGTTAAATTTCGCCTTTACCTTGTCTTATAATTTCTGGCGTTCCAGAGGTCAGATCTACAATGGTAGAAGCGATATTATCGCCATAACCAGAATCTATCACGAGGTCTACAGCGTGGTCGTATTTCTCTGCAATCAGCTCTGGATCAGTGGAATATTCTAATATTTCATCTTCATCTTTAATGGAAGTGGAGGCGATGGGATGCCCCAAATGCTCTACAATCAGCTGAGGGATAGTATGGTCAGGCACGCGAATACCCACGGTTTTATGCCCTTTATAAGCGAGGGGTAGATTTTTACTGGCTTCCAAGATAAAGGTGAAAGGCCCAGGGATATGGCTTTTGAGAAATCTAAAAATGCTGTTGTCTATCGGTCTTGTAAAATCCGAAAGATGGCTCAGGTTATGGCAGATGATAGAAAAACGGGCTTTCTCTAACTTCATTTTTTTGAGAGCAGCCAGCTTTTCCATTGCTTTGAGGTTGTTAATATCACAGCCCAAAGCATAAACCGTATCCGAAGGATAGATGATCAAACCGCCTTTTTTCAGCGTAGCCACCACCTCTTGAATAGCCTTTTCTTGAGGGTGGTCAGGGTAGATTTTTAGGATTTTAGCCATAAAATGATGGGATTATTCTGCAAAAGTAAAGAAAAAATATAAGAGATGCTATTTTATTGTAGTTTGCTGCGCTTCATCCCTTGTTGCCATTTTAGGAAGCCGATGGTGGCTAATACGGTGAAAATAGCATATTGTATAGAAGTGATGGCGAGCCCTTTATAAAGGTACATAGGAACGCTAATTAAATCGCCGATGATCCAAAACAGCCAATTTTCCACTTTTTGTTTTGCCATAAGCCACATCCCGACTAAGAAAATGGCAGTGGTGATAATGTCAACATAGTTCGTCCAATCCAAATGATACCAACCTAAACTAACGCCATCCATAGAAAAATGATGGTCTATATAGGGTTTAAAGTAATATATAATTCCTACTAAAACAAGGCTTAAAATAAATAATCCTAAACAAAACTGCCATTCCTTTTTTGTGGTATAAGAGGGCTGGATGTGGATATGATCAGTGGTGTTTTTAGACCATAGTGCCCAGCCATAAATGCTCATCACAGTGTAATAAAAGTTAATCATCATATCGCCAAGGAGCCCAGCATTAAAGAGTAAATAGACATAAATAACCGTGCTGATAATGCCTGTGGGATAAACCCATATGTTTTTTTTAGTAGAAAAATAAACACTCAGCAATCCGAAAATACTGCCTATGCTCTCCAAAGCGATTTGTAGAGAAGAGTAGCCCTCGTAGGGGGTTAGGAAAAAATCGTAGAAATTCATGAGGTCAAATATAAATAAAAAATATGAAGTGCTAAAAACCCTATTTTGCAGATGTGATATTGATAAAATAAATTTAAAATATTATTGATTTAATAATTATTTTATCTAATGAAAATCATCCAAATGCAGAAAAAAGCCGAGAGATGGTGTCAATATTTCAAAAAATTATTTTATTTTCGTAAAATCAATTTATAAAGAGAGAGAAATTATGTCAAGCATTTGGAAGAAAAAACCGTTGGCTGCCTATGAGGCGGATATGAAAAAAAGTGAACTCAAGCGTGTTTTAGGAAAATGGAGCCTTACCGCTATTGGTATCGGCGCCATTATTGGAGGCGGTATTTTCGTCCTCACGGGGACTGGAGCGTATTATCATGCGGGTCCAGCCTTGGCATTGTCCTTTGTAGTGGCTGGTATAGCGTGTATTTTTGCAGCGCTGTGCTATGCTGAATTTGCCTCGCTACTGCCTGTGGAAGGCTCTGCGTATGCGTATGCCTATGGTACGGTGGGGGAGATTTTCGCTTGGCTTATCGGCTGGGGGCTGGTGCTGGAGTATGCAATGGGCTCTATGACCGTGGCGGTTTCGTGGTCTGGGTATTTTAATAAACTCCTCAAAATGATGGGCGTAGAAATTCCGTATTATTTAACGAACGATATTGCTTCTGCACGAGATTACGCCCTCAACCAGGGTTTGGAGGTGCCCTCTTTTGCGTTTAACTTACCTGCGTTTTGCATCGTTCTTTTGGTGACGGCATTGTTGGTGAGAGGTACTAAGGAAGCGGCTGGTGCTAATAATTTCATTGTTTTGCTTAAAACTTCGGTGGTTATTTTTGTGATTATCGTGGGGACATTTTACATCAATATGGACAACCTAACGCCTTTTATTCCAGAGGAAACCATGATTAAACAATCCAACGGCAGTATGGGGCCCGCCTATGGTATTCAAGGCATTATTGCGGGGGCTTCGGCGGTATTTTTTGCATATATCGGGTTTGATGCCGTTTCTACGCAGGCGGCGGAGGCTAAAAATCCTAAAAAAGATATTCCTTTTGCCATTATCGCCTCTCTGTTGGTGTGTACATTATTGTATATTCTGATGTCTTTGGTTCTTACAGGAATGATGAATTATAAAGACTTTGGCTCTGTTCCAGATGCATTGACAGCACCTGTGGCTATTGCGTTTGAGAAGGCAACAGGGATGAACTGGGCCGTAATTCTCATCACCGTTTCTGCTACGATAGGTTTAATTTCTGTGCTGATGGTGCTGATGTTAGGACAAACCCGAATTTTCTTAGGTATGGCGAAAGATGGGCTTCTGCCTAAAATATTTAAAGATATCCACCCTGTGAGAAAAACTCCGTATAAAAACACACTGCTTTTAGGCGTTGTGGTGGCTCTGGTAGCGGCTTCTACACCGATTAGTACTTTGGTGCATATGACCAGTTTCGGAACTTTGTTTGCCTTTACGATGGTATGTTTTGCGGTTTGGTTGCTCAGGGTAAAACGCCCAGATTTAAAGCGTGATTTTAGAACGCCAGCCTTGCCACTCATTGCCTTGTTGGGGATCATCACGAACCTTTATTTGATATTTAATTTGGAAACTTCGGCTATTTATATGGCGATAGGATGGCTCACTTTCGGGATTTTGGTTTATTTTCTCTATGGTAAGAAAAACTCGGTGCTGAACAAAGGTGGCTACGATGAATATCAATAAAATATAGAAAAATCTGTTTTTATT from Riemerella columbina includes the following:
- a CDS encoding APC family permease, which produces MSSIWKKKPLAAYEADMKKSELKRVLGKWSLTAIGIGAIIGGGIFVLTGTGAYYHAGPALALSFVVAGIACIFAALCYAEFASLLPVEGSAYAYAYGTVGEIFAWLIGWGLVLEYAMGSMTVAVSWSGYFNKLLKMMGVEIPYYLTNDIASARDYALNQGLEVPSFAFNLPAFCIVLLVTALLVRGTKEAAGANNFIVLLKTSVVIFVIIVGTFYINMDNLTPFIPEETMIKQSNGSMGPAYGIQGIIAGASAVFFAYIGFDAVSTQAAEAKNPKKDIPFAIIASLLVCTLLYILMSLVLTGMMNYKDFGSVPDALTAPVAIAFEKATGMNWAVILITVSATIGLISVLMVLMLGQTRIFLGMAKDGLLPKIFKDIHPVRKTPYKNTLLLGVVVALVAASTPISTLVHMTSFGTLFAFTMVCFAVWLLRVKRPDLKRDFRTPALPLIALLGIITNLYLIFNLETSAIYMAIGWLTFGILVYFLYGKKNSVLNKGGYDEYQ
- the pnuC gene encoding nicotinamide riboside transporter PnuC, producing MNFYDFFLTPYEGYSSLQIALESIGSIFGLLSVYFSTKKNIWVYPTGIISTVIYVYLLFNAGLLGDMMINFYYTVMSIYGWALWSKNTTDHIHIQPSYTTKKEWQFCLGLFILSLVLVGIIYYFKPYIDHHFSMDGVSLGWYHLDWTNYVDIITTAIFLVGMWLMAKQKVENWLFWIIGDLISVPMYLYKGLAITSIQYAIFTVLATIGFLKWQQGMKRSKLQ
- a CDS encoding L-threonylcarbamoyladenylate synthase, translated to MAKILKIYPDHPQEKAIQEVVATLKKGGLIIYPSDTVYALGCDINNLKAMEKLAALKKMKLEKARFSIICHNLSHLSDFTRPIDNSIFRFLKSHIPGPFTFILEASKNLPLAYKGHKTVGIRVPDHTIPQLIVEHLGHPIASTSIKDEDEILEYSTDPELIAEKYDHAVDLVIDSGYGDNIASTIVDLTSGTPEIIRQGKGEI
- the yaaA gene encoding peroxide stress protein YaaA, with protein sequence MKILSSPAKLMRVDFHSTQLKATTPQFIKEAEKIQSHLKKKSPQFLADLMEISTKLADENWERNQNWTAHPTPEESTNALFAFTGEVYRGLDAPTLPPSAVEYLQKHYRMLSGLYGLLKPSDEIMLYRLEMGRPFQFEKYKNLYAFWREKITKALNQETQEGDIILNLASQEYFKAVDRKKLNAKVIDFKFYDIKNGQPKTIVVYTKHARGLVIRYCAEHQAKTLEDVKAFNYEGYLIDDEKSSDETLVFTRLSQ